The following are from one region of the Theropithecus gelada isolate Dixy chromosome 6, Tgel_1.0, whole genome shotgun sequence genome:
- the ZCCHC9 gene encoding zinc finger CCHC domain-containing protein 9 isoform X2 translates to MTRWARVSTTCNKRPLPATSWEDMKKGSFEGTSQNLPKHKQLEANRLSLKNDASQAKHKKKKKKEYLNEDVNGFMEYLRQNSQMVHNGQIVATDSEEVREEIAVALKKDSRREGRRLKRQAAKKNAMVCFHCRKPGHGIADCPAALENQDMGTGICYRCGSTEHEITKCKAKVDPALGEFPFAKCFVCGEMGHLSRSCPDNPKGLYADGGGCKLCGSVEHLKKDCPESQNSERMVTVGRWAKGMSADYEEILDAPKPQKPKTKIPKVVNF, encoded by the exons ATGACCAGGTGGGCCCGAGTTAGTACCACATGTAACAAGAGACCCTTGCCTGCAACATCATGGGAGGACATGAAGAAGGGATCCTTTGAGGGAACAAGCCAAAACCTACCAAAGCATAAACAACTTGAAGCCAATAGGCTATCCCTCAAAAATGATGCATCCcaagcaaaacataaaaagaaaaagaaaaaggagtactTAAATGAAGATGTGAATGGATTCATGGAATACCTAAGACAGAATTCACAGATGGTTCACAATGGGCAAATTGTAGCAACAGACAGTGAGGAAGTAAGGGAAGAAATTGCAGTTGCTTTAAAGAAAGACAGTCGACGGGAAGGAAGAAGATTAAAAAGACAAGCGGCAAAGAAAAATGCAATG GTGTGTTTCCATTGTAGAAAACCCGGTCATGGAATTGCAGATTGCCCTGCCGCCCTTGAAAATCAAGACATGGGCACTGGGATATGTTACAGGTGTGGGTCCACAGAGCACGAAATAACCAAGTGTAAGGCTAAAGTAGACCCAGCTCTTG GCGAATTTCCTTTtgcaaaatgttttgtttgtGGAGAAATGGGGCACTTGTCTAGATCTTGTCCGGATAATCCCAAAGGCCTCTATGCTGATG GTGGCGGCTGCAAACTTTGTGGCTCTGTGGAACATTTAAAGAAAGATTGCCCTGAAAGTCAGAATTCAG AGCGAATGGTCACAGTTGGTCGCTGGGCAAAGGGAATGAGTGCAGACTATGAAGAAATTTTGGATGCACCTAAAccacaaaaacccaaaacaaaaataccTAAAGTTGTTAATTTTTGA